Within Anaerolineae bacterium, the genomic segment GACAAAAGGAAACAAAAACCTTGATGAATAAAGATTTTGAAATTTTGGCGCCAGCGCTGATTGTGGCCAGTCCAGGCCGGATCCGAGATGGACTACGCACCATGCTAAGAGCTGTGCCCTGTATCGAAACCATCTTCCAGGCCAGCGACGGCCCTGCGGCGATGCGGATTATTGCCGAAGAACAACCGGCGCTGGTGCTGCTCGATTCCAAACTGGCCAATAACGACATTCAAAGCGTATCCAGGCAAATCAAAGCCGAGTCGCCGCACACTCGCTGCATTGTGCTGGTTGACAATATGCAGCAGCAATGGATGGCCAAAATTGCCGACGCCGACAGCGTGTTGACCATCGGCTGCCCGGCGGGAGAATTTTTTACCACTGTGGAAGGGCTTTTATCTCAACCAATATTACACTGAAACATTTAGGCCAATGGGAGAAACCAAACTGGTAATAGCGTAGTAGGAGAATATAGATGTATAACCCCTCCGGTAAAGAAATAGGCTTAGAAAGACAAAATGGAAAAGCCCTGCCATCCTGCAGAAGTGACAGCCCCGAAGCAGAAGCGTTGCTGACGCTCATTGATGCCAGCGTGCATGAGTTAAACCAGCCCATGACGGTGATATTGGGTTTGAGTGAACTATTACTGGCCCAAACCGATCCCAAAAGTCCCGCCGCCGCCGACCTGAGCATCATTGTGCAAGAGATGCAACGCATGAACGAAGTGGTCAGAGGGCTTAAACTCTTATCTCATTACCAAACCAGGTCGCAAATCAGCATTAAAATGTGATTGTTTAGCCCGGCGTCCAGAAAGAAGCCCGCTTGCGGCAAACCGCACAAATTTCAAAAACCTTTGTGGTCTACATCTCAAAAGTAGGC encodes:
- a CDS encoding response regulator, which translates into the protein MNKDFEILAPALIVASPGRIRDGLRTMLRAVPCIETIFQASDGPAAMRIIAEEQPALVLLDSKLANNDIQSVSRQIKAESPHTRCIVLVDNMQQQWMAKIADADSVLTIGCPAGEFFTTVEGLLSQPILH